In the genome of Methanopyrus kandleri AV19, one region contains:
- a CDS encoding preprotein translocase subunit SecD has protein sequence MSGLGWMKENWRLLVITAVWIVAATSLAVKGVNLGLELKGGTMVIAKTDHPVSKKEMDQTVTVLESRLSTFGFKGIKIQPVGRDHIIVMLPGTPPKEAVELITKPGRFEAKYKGKTVITGQDIESVESPRIERVEGGYQWSVPFRLTAEGARKFAEVAKNAPGQPIDMYLDNKKVSSPRISEDLAMAAASGHMEREIEIVGGAKTKEQAEREAKEIMAVLRSGQLPAKLVPEGVYSVSATLGQNFLKMAMIAGAIAFAAVSVIIALRYRDIRISGPILFTGSSEVVFLIGLASLTGFTIDLPALAGIILSIGSGVDDLIVITDEIVRGERRKEEVTLRQRIKRAFSVVLASFATLAAAMAVLFVAGMGLLKGFAIMTIAGAFYGVVITRPVYADLLKKILGTE, from the coding sequence TTGTCCGGGCTGGGATGGATGAAAGAGAACTGGAGACTACTCGTGATAACCGCCGTGTGGATCGTAGCAGCGACGTCTCTCGCGGTGAAGGGAGTGAACCTAGGTCTGGAGCTTAAAGGTGGCACGATGGTCATCGCCAAGACGGATCACCCGGTTAGTAAGAAAGAGATGGATCAGACCGTGACGGTACTCGAGAGTCGTCTCTCTACCTTCGGCTTCAAAGGCATCAAGATCCAGCCAGTCGGGCGCGACCACATCATCGTGATGCTTCCAGGTACACCGCCCAAAGAGGCGGTCGAGCTCATCACTAAGCCGGGACGTTTCGAAGCCAAGTACAAGGGCAAAACCGTCATCACCGGCCAGGATATAGAGTCGGTGGAGTCTCCGAGGATAGAGCGCGTTGAAGGCGGCTACCAGTGGTCGGTCCCGTTCAGGCTGACGGCGGAAGGCGCCCGCAAGTTCGCGGAGGTAGCCAAGAACGCCCCGGGCCAGCCGATCGACATGTACCTCGACAACAAGAAGGTGTCCAGCCCGCGGATCTCCGAGGACCTGGCCATGGCCGCGGCGTCCGGTCACATGGAGCGGGAGATCGAGATCGTAGGTGGTGCTAAGACCAAGGAGCAGGCGGAGCGTGAAGCCAAGGAGATCATGGCGGTCCTGCGTTCCGGTCAGCTGCCGGCGAAGCTCGTTCCGGAAGGTGTTTACTCCGTGTCCGCCACGCTGGGCCAGAACTTCCTCAAGATGGCGATGATCGCCGGAGCGATCGCGTTCGCGGCGGTGTCGGTAATCATCGCGCTGAGGTACAGGGACATCAGGATCTCGGGTCCGATACTGTTCACGGGATCCTCCGAGGTGGTCTTCCTCATAGGTCTCGCCTCGCTGACGGGTTTCACGATCGACCTGCCCGCACTGGCGGGAATCATCCTGTCGATAGGTAGCGGCGTGGACGATCTCATAGTGATCACCGACGAGATCGTCCGCGGTGAGCGCAGGAAGGAGGAGGTTACACTCCGTCAACGGATCAAGCGGGCCTTCAGCGTGGTACTGGCGTCGTTCGCGACACTGGCGGCGGCGATGGCGGTATTGTTCGTCGCCGGTATGGGCCTCCTGAAGGGGTTCGCGATAATGACCATCGCCGGAGCGTTTTACGGTGTCGTCATCACCAGACCGGTGTACGCAGACCTGCTGAAGAAGATACTCGGAACGGAGTAG
- the ahaH gene encoding ATP synthase archaeal subunit H, whose translation MASVAQVLDRIRSAETEAQRKVEEAREKAEKIVEEAEKEAEEIVRKARVEAEEEAEKILQQALKEAREEARKVREEGEREIEELRSQAEERLDEAADAVVGLVLGE comes from the coding sequence ATGGCGTCCGTTGCTCAGGTTCTAGACCGTATCCGATCCGCCGAAACCGAGGCGCAGCGCAAGGTCGAGGAGGCTCGTGAGAAGGCCGAGAAGATCGTCGAGGAGGCCGAGAAAGAAGCCGAGGAAATCGTCAGGAAGGCCCGCGTGGAGGCCGAGGAGGAGGCCGAGAAGATCCTCCAGCAGGCGTTGAAGGAAGCCCGTGAGGAGGCCCGCAAAGTCCGCGAGGAGGGTGAGCGGGAGATCGAGGAGCTCCGAAGTCAGGCTGAGGAGAGACTGGATGAAGCCGCCGATGCCGTCGTCGGGCTAGTTCTGGGGGAGTGA
- a CDS encoding V-type ATP synthase subunit I, with the protein MAIEPMREVFVFCLDEKVSDLLKRVQLEGCLHVEDFWEAHGVEKFYGVKRPEVPQELMKLTDVLTRLARIEESLRRIHEEVRSTGLLDALKPMFKAERPETVEFELKPTEEIVEDANEFLEELESEAGEKLKRLNELKDELERLEEACSFLEYVEEDFNVSHLGEGPRVVARLYTVRADSWDDLVQELDGEPAYVGKVGETEDGDPIAVIAFPKGSGIESEIRRLGAMEEEVVNEVLEDREGSVQSVREELAEEIEEVKDELERTKHELAEFYEERGTEIRAWVELLENERELFDVLPKLAMTDRTYLIYGWVPEEEVGRFKEVVKEATDGLCEIVVHEPSDLENMPVRLRNPRFIQPFETLVEMFSLPKPTEIDPTPIVAIFFPIYFGFILTDAAYGAILTALAAAIRMGAGRVDESIRKFSEILLYAGIVTIILGALTGGYFGNLLGIKPLWVDPMKDPITILIVALGFGVLHVGIGLMLGMYVSLRKQRDMRSFMLDYLCWFLILLGGLLLAVAYKTGGIYTPLGYAGIAIAGLGFVLVLAGHKLLGVLDTIGFMGDILSYSRLLAGCLSTAGIALVVNLLAKMVEGLGVVGYVIAGIILIGGHLFNMAMNGLGAFVHSLRLHYVEFFSKFYEGGGKPFEPLELKGEHVEIRA; encoded by the coding sequence GTGGCCATCGAGCCGATGCGTGAGGTCTTCGTGTTCTGCCTGGACGAGAAGGTGTCGGACCTACTCAAGCGGGTTCAGCTCGAGGGTTGCCTCCACGTCGAGGATTTCTGGGAGGCTCACGGCGTCGAGAAGTTCTACGGTGTGAAACGCCCGGAGGTACCTCAGGAACTGATGAAGCTCACCGACGTACTCACACGGCTTGCGAGGATCGAGGAATCGCTCCGTCGCATCCACGAGGAAGTCCGGTCCACCGGGCTACTCGATGCACTGAAACCCATGTTCAAGGCGGAGCGGCCTGAAACCGTGGAGTTCGAGCTCAAGCCGACCGAAGAGATCGTAGAGGACGCGAACGAGTTCCTCGAGGAGCTGGAGTCCGAGGCCGGGGAGAAACTGAAGCGACTGAACGAGCTCAAGGACGAGCTCGAGCGACTCGAGGAGGCGTGTTCCTTCCTGGAATACGTGGAAGAGGACTTCAACGTCTCCCACCTGGGTGAAGGACCGCGCGTGGTCGCTCGACTCTACACCGTGCGGGCCGACTCCTGGGACGATCTAGTCCAGGAGCTCGACGGCGAACCCGCGTACGTGGGGAAGGTAGGGGAGACCGAAGACGGCGATCCCATAGCCGTGATAGCGTTCCCGAAGGGTAGCGGAATAGAGTCCGAAATCCGCAGGCTCGGAGCCATGGAAGAGGAGGTAGTGAACGAGGTCCTCGAGGATCGTGAAGGTTCCGTTCAGTCGGTCCGCGAGGAGTTGGCTGAGGAGATAGAGGAAGTCAAGGACGAGCTCGAGCGAACGAAGCATGAACTCGCGGAATTCTACGAGGAGCGTGGTACGGAGATCCGAGCGTGGGTGGAGCTTCTGGAGAACGAGCGCGAGCTGTTCGACGTGTTACCCAAGCTCGCCATGACCGATAGGACCTACCTGATCTATGGCTGGGTGCCGGAGGAGGAAGTCGGCAGGTTCAAGGAGGTCGTGAAGGAGGCTACCGATGGACTATGCGAGATAGTAGTGCACGAGCCGTCGGACCTCGAGAACATGCCCGTACGCCTACGTAACCCGAGGTTCATCCAGCCTTTCGAAACCCTCGTGGAGATGTTCTCCCTGCCGAAGCCCACGGAGATCGATCCTACACCGATAGTGGCGATATTCTTCCCGATATACTTCGGTTTCATCCTGACAGATGCCGCCTACGGGGCCATCCTCACAGCATTGGCAGCAGCGATCCGTATGGGAGCGGGGCGGGTCGATGAGAGCATCCGGAAATTCTCCGAGATACTGCTGTACGCGGGTATCGTTACGATCATCCTCGGTGCACTCACCGGCGGTTACTTCGGGAACCTGTTGGGGATCAAACCGCTGTGGGTAGACCCGATGAAGGACCCGATCACGATACTCATCGTGGCGCTGGGCTTCGGAGTTCTACATGTCGGTATCGGATTGATGCTCGGAATGTACGTCTCCCTCAGAAAGCAGCGTGACATGAGGTCCTTCATGCTCGACTACCTGTGCTGGTTCCTGATCCTCCTCGGCGGTCTGCTACTGGCGGTGGCGTACAAGACGGGCGGAATCTACACACCACTCGGATACGCCGGAATCGCCATCGCGGGGCTGGGCTTCGTCCTCGTACTGGCCGGTCACAAGCTCCTGGGTGTCCTGGACACCATCGGGTTCATGGGTGACATACTATCCTACTCACGACTGCTAGCCGGATGTCTGTCAACCGCCGGTATCGCGCTGGTGGTCAACCTGCTGGCTAAAATGGTCGAGGGACTCGGTGTAGTGGGGTACGTGATCGCGGGGATCATCCTCATCGGTGGACACTTGTTCAACATGGCAATGAACGGACTTGGAGCCTTCGTGCACAGCCTACGATTGCACTACGTGGAGTTCTTCAGCAAGTTCTACGAAGGAGGCGGAAAGCCGTTCGAACCGCTAGAGCTCAAGGGTGAGCACGTAGAAATACGCGCTTGA
- a CDS encoding TrkH family potassium uptake protein: MDVKLVSSILGTVVKVAAVLPLLPLPISLLYGELDCIAPLLLTSLIMLVCGVALERIARVERHVRPRHAIVAVPIIWLVIPLFTSLPYRFCEHMSWLDAYFESMSGWTTTGLTVLPDIDHAHRTILFWRSLEQWVGGLGIVVSIISILRFETPSLLYVAEAREERIRPNVVNTAKEMWKIYITITAVGFLALWAAGMNPFDALNHSMTAVATGGFSTRSESVTAWHSPTVELITVVLMVLGATSFVTHYRVAKTFRTSPAELPKRIIKALRQYLQDRQFLTMIGLTAAVTAYAGAVSGDRAWDVVRYYGYQAVSAITCCGFSNADVLSFPEYAKLAITILMIVGGSTASTAGAIKVLRFLIMAEAVKAAIARRTQPIRGVVVPRIGSRVLSEDEISDAFAIASAYMFFLLIGTLLLTAYGYPLVDALFEVASAQGGVGLSSGITAPNAPAFVKILLIFHMWIGRLEVLPCLAALYWLTLILKRLAVKGRD, encoded by the coding sequence GTGGACGTGAAGCTGGTGAGCAGTATCCTAGGAACCGTCGTGAAGGTCGCCGCCGTGCTCCCGCTACTCCCCCTCCCGATTTCGCTACTTTACGGGGAATTAGACTGCATCGCTCCTCTCCTCTTGACTTCCCTCATCATGCTCGTCTGCGGGGTCGCCCTCGAGCGGATCGCGAGGGTTGAGCGCCACGTTCGTCCGAGACATGCGATAGTTGCCGTGCCCATAATTTGGCTCGTGATCCCACTCTTCACGTCGCTTCCTTACCGTTTTTGCGAACACATGTCGTGGCTGGACGCTTACTTCGAAAGCATGTCTGGATGGACTACGACAGGTCTCACCGTGCTCCCGGACATCGACCACGCGCACCGCACCATCCTGTTCTGGAGAAGCCTCGAGCAGTGGGTAGGAGGCCTGGGTATCGTCGTGTCGATTATCAGCATCCTCAGGTTCGAAACACCGAGCCTTCTGTACGTCGCCGAGGCCCGCGAGGAACGGATCAGACCGAACGTCGTTAACACAGCGAAAGAGATGTGGAAGATCTACATCACGATCACCGCGGTGGGTTTCCTAGCCCTGTGGGCCGCGGGGATGAATCCCTTCGACGCGCTGAACCACTCCATGACCGCGGTTGCCACCGGAGGGTTCTCCACGCGGTCCGAGAGCGTCACCGCGTGGCACTCACCGACCGTTGAACTCATCACGGTCGTCCTCATGGTGCTCGGTGCCACCAGCTTCGTCACTCACTACAGGGTGGCCAAGACCTTCCGTACGTCTCCCGCCGAACTTCCGAAGCGGATCATCAAGGCACTTCGACAGTACCTCCAAGATCGTCAGTTCCTCACCATGATCGGTCTCACCGCCGCCGTCACCGCGTATGCGGGCGCGGTATCCGGCGACCGAGCGTGGGACGTCGTCCGGTACTACGGGTACCAGGCGGTGTCCGCCATCACCTGCTGTGGATTCTCCAACGCGGACGTTCTCTCCTTCCCCGAGTACGCCAAGCTGGCTATAACCATCCTCATGATAGTCGGAGGATCCACGGCCTCTACGGCGGGAGCCATTAAGGTCTTGCGTTTCCTGATCATGGCGGAGGCCGTGAAGGCGGCCATCGCACGTAGGACTCAACCTATCCGAGGCGTGGTCGTCCCTCGCATCGGCAGTAGGGTACTCTCCGAGGATGAGATCTCCGACGCGTTCGCGATCGCCTCGGCGTACATGTTCTTCCTGCTCATAGGCACGCTGCTGCTCACGGCGTACGGATACCCGCTGGTCGACGCCCTGTTCGAGGTCGCGTCGGCACAGGGCGGCGTCGGGCTGTCCTCGGGGATCACGGCGCCCAACGCGCCGGCGTTCGTGAAAATCCTGCTTATCTTCCACATGTGGATAGGCAGGCTGGAGGTTCTGCCGTGCCTAGCGGCCCTCTACTGGCTGACCTTGATCCTGAAGAGGCTCGCCGTCAAAGGTAGGGACTGA
- a CDS encoding TIGR00304 family membrane protein, with protein MIALRVEDVLKAGVLITFVGIVLTALAILLLAIKNASGRGEWGGVILIGPVPIVVGSSPKMALIVAVLALAMMLIMLFLMWSAAKGFR; from the coding sequence GTGATAGCCCTGCGAGTCGAGGACGTCCTCAAGGCCGGTGTGCTGATAACGTTCGTGGGCATAGTTCTGACAGCACTGGCTATCCTCCTGTTAGCGATCAAGAACGCTTCGGGTAGGGGAGAGTGGGGCGGAGTGATCCTGATCGGTCCCGTGCCGATAGTTGTGGGAAGCTCCCCGAAAATGGCACTGATCGTGGCAGTACTGGCACTGGCGATGATGCTGATTATGTTGTTCCTAATGTGGAGCGCGGCCAAGGGGTTCCGCTGA
- a CDS encoding preprotein translocase subunit SecF, giving the protein MGLFEKYVSNLNRLLILTMVFAVICAGSTLALGVKKGIDLKGGTMVILKTEKDPDTVTSEASRILGVSDVEAIRSSQGDVIVQVPKYLSADDVNKLARAVGGEVESVQTIGPALGRVFWESVKVAVPLALVAVSIVVFAIFRKPLLSAAVLGALALDLVDALGLMALTGVPLTLASFAGLLMIIGYAVDSNILLSMYTVKRRRVRRVDRAIADSFKTGITMVATTTAAACALFLLSMSEAMFEIAAVVIFGLIADVLNTWIFNAWVIREKIAGR; this is encoded by the coding sequence GTGGGGTTGTTCGAGAAGTACGTCTCCAACTTGAACCGCCTTCTGATCCTCACGATGGTGTTCGCTGTGATCTGCGCAGGATCCACCCTCGCCTTAGGGGTCAAAAAGGGCATTGATCTCAAAGGAGGTACCATGGTGATCCTGAAAACGGAGAAGGATCCCGATACGGTAACTAGCGAGGCTTCGAGGATCCTCGGCGTGTCCGACGTGGAGGCTATACGTTCCTCCCAAGGCGACGTGATCGTGCAGGTTCCTAAGTATCTGTCGGCAGATGACGTGAATAAACTCGCACGGGCCGTCGGAGGGGAGGTCGAGTCCGTCCAGACCATCGGACCGGCACTGGGCCGCGTGTTCTGGGAGAGCGTCAAAGTAGCCGTACCACTGGCGCTGGTCGCGGTCTCCATCGTCGTGTTCGCCATATTCCGGAAACCGCTGCTGAGTGCCGCCGTGCTGGGAGCGCTGGCCTTGGACCTCGTCGACGCGCTCGGACTGATGGCACTCACGGGCGTACCGCTGACCCTGGCGAGCTTCGCGGGCCTCCTTATGATCATAGGTTACGCGGTCGACAGCAACATACTCCTCTCCATGTACACCGTGAAGCGTCGCAGGGTCAGGAGGGTCGATCGGGCGATCGCGGACTCGTTTAAGACGGGTATCACCATGGTAGCCACGACCACCGCGGCCGCATGCGCGCTGTTCTTGCTATCCATGTCGGAAGCCATGTTCGAAATCGCCGCCGTCGTGATCTTCGGGCTAATCGCGGACGTCCTTAACACGTGGATCTTCAACGCTTGGGTCATCCGCGAGAAGATCGCGGGGAGGTGA
- the thsB gene encoding thermosome subunit beta: MAMLAGDGRQVLILPEGYQRFVGRDAQRMNIMAARVVAETVRTTLGPMGMDKMLVDEMGDVVVTNDGVTILEEMDIEHPAAKMVVEVAKTQEDEVGDGTTTAVVLAGELLHKAEDLLQQDIHPTVIARGYRMAVEKAEEILEEIAEEIDPDDEETLKKIAKTAMTGKGVEKARDYLAELVVKAVKQVAEEEDGEIVIDTDHIKLEKKEGGGLEDTELVKGMVIDKERVHPGMPRRVENAKIALLNCPIEVKETETDAEIRITDPEQLQAFIEEEERMLSEMVDKIAETGANVVFCQKGIDDLAQHYLAKKGILAVRRVKKSDMQKLARATGARIVTNIDDLSEEDLGEAEVVEEKKVAGDKMIFVEGCKDPKAVTILIRGGTEHVVDEAERAIEDAIGVVAAALEDGKVVAGGGAPEVEVARQLRDFADGVEGREQLAVEAFADALEIIPRTLAENSGLDPIDVLVQLRAKHEDGQVTAGIDVYDGDVKDMLEEGVVEPLRVKTQALASATEAAEMILRIDDVIAARELSKEEEEEEEEGGSSEF; the protein is encoded by the coding sequence ATGGCGATGCTAGCAGGTGATGGGAGGCAGGTTCTGATCCTGCCGGAAGGTTACCAGCGGTTCGTCGGTCGAGACGCTCAGCGGATGAACATCATGGCCGCGCGTGTGGTAGCCGAGACAGTCAGGACCACTCTAGGTCCGATGGGCATGGACAAGATGCTGGTCGACGAGATGGGCGACGTCGTGGTGACCAACGACGGTGTAACCATCCTGGAGGAGATGGACATCGAGCACCCGGCCGCTAAGATGGTCGTGGAGGTCGCCAAGACGCAGGAGGACGAGGTCGGTGACGGTACGACCACGGCCGTCGTGCTCGCGGGTGAGCTGCTGCACAAGGCCGAGGATCTACTGCAGCAGGACATCCACCCGACCGTGATCGCACGCGGTTACCGAATGGCCGTCGAAAAGGCCGAGGAGATCCTTGAGGAGATCGCCGAAGAGATCGACCCGGATGACGAGGAGACGCTCAAGAAGATCGCCAAGACCGCGATGACCGGTAAGGGCGTGGAGAAGGCCCGAGACTACTTGGCCGAGCTGGTCGTGAAGGCCGTCAAGCAGGTCGCCGAGGAGGAGGACGGAGAGATCGTCATCGACACGGACCACATCAAGCTGGAGAAGAAGGAGGGTGGCGGGCTCGAGGACACCGAGCTGGTCAAGGGCATGGTGATCGACAAGGAGCGAGTGCACCCGGGTATGCCGCGCCGCGTGGAGAACGCCAAGATCGCCCTGCTGAACTGCCCGATCGAGGTCAAGGAGACCGAGACCGACGCTGAGATCAGGATCACCGACCCGGAGCAGCTGCAGGCCTTCATCGAGGAAGAGGAGCGCATGCTGAGTGAGATGGTCGACAAGATCGCGGAGACGGGTGCGAACGTGGTCTTCTGTCAGAAGGGTATCGACGACTTGGCCCAGCACTACCTGGCGAAGAAGGGCATCCTGGCGGTACGGCGTGTTAAGAAGTCCGACATGCAGAAGCTGGCCAGGGCGACCGGAGCCCGCATCGTGACGAACATCGACGACCTGAGCGAGGAGGACCTAGGTGAGGCCGAGGTCGTCGAGGAGAAGAAGGTCGCCGGCGACAAGATGATCTTCGTGGAGGGTTGCAAGGACCCGAAGGCCGTGACCATCCTGATCCGCGGTGGTACCGAGCACGTGGTCGACGAGGCCGAGCGAGCCATCGAGGACGCCATCGGAGTCGTGGCGGCGGCCCTAGAGGACGGCAAGGTGGTAGCCGGCGGTGGTGCTCCGGAGGTCGAGGTAGCCAGGCAGCTGAGGGACTTCGCGGACGGAGTGGAGGGCCGCGAGCAGCTCGCGGTCGAGGCGTTCGCCGACGCGCTGGAGATCATCCCGAGGACGCTGGCCGAGAACAGCGGACTCGACCCGATCGACGTGCTGGTGCAGCTGCGCGCCAAGCACGAGGATGGTCAGGTGACCGCCGGTATCGACGTGTACGACGGTGACGTCAAGGACATGCTCGAGGAGGGCGTCGTCGAGCCGCTGCGAGTGAAGACCCAGGCGCTGGCGAGCGCCACCGAGGCCGCGGAGATGATCCTGCGAATCGACGACGTCATCGCCGCCAGGGAGCTGAGCAAGGAGGAAGAGGAGGAGGAAGAGGAGGGCGGTAGCAGCGAGTTCTAA
- a CDS encoding potassium channel family protein, with amino-acid sequence MYVVVVGGGRVGRILAELLIAHGHDVVVIEKDKRRARELAQSELDVLVVQGDATDLDVLQDAEIETADVVAAVTDKDEVNLAVSLIAKEEFGVERVVSRVTDDRFVDVFRRLGVDAVVNPDRSAAQLIEKAITRHNLVDVIMFGRGEAELLEFEVTEDSLVSGKKISEIPADCVIVAIYRDDELELPRGDMEINPGDRVLVLALRDKLKKVEKLFKGRDEGE; translated from the coding sequence ATGTACGTGGTGGTCGTGGGGGGCGGACGCGTCGGTAGGATACTGGCCGAGTTGCTGATAGCTCACGGTCACGACGTCGTCGTGATAGAAAAGGATAAAAGGAGAGCCAGGGAGCTCGCGCAGTCCGAACTGGACGTCCTGGTCGTCCAGGGAGACGCCACCGACCTCGACGTGTTGCAGGACGCCGAGATCGAGACAGCGGACGTCGTCGCGGCCGTGACCGATAAGGATGAGGTTAACCTCGCCGTGTCCCTGATAGCCAAGGAGGAATTCGGTGTCGAGCGGGTCGTATCCCGCGTGACTGATGACCGGTTCGTGGACGTATTCCGACGCCTAGGGGTGGATGCAGTCGTAAACCCCGATCGCAGTGCCGCGCAACTCATAGAGAAGGCGATCACGAGGCATAATCTCGTGGATGTGATTATGTTCGGGCGCGGCGAGGCCGAGCTCTTGGAGTTCGAGGTGACCGAAGACTCTCTGGTATCCGGGAAGAAAATCTCGGAGATCCCGGCCGACTGCGTGATAGTGGCCATATATCGGGATGACGAGCTGGAGCTACCCCGCGGCGACATGGAAATAAACCCGGGTGATCGGGTCCTCGTGCTCGCGCTACGTGACAAGCTCAAGAAGGTCGAGAAACTCTTCAAAGGCCGCGACGAAGGGGAGTGA